The genomic interval ttaaataatagagctatttattcaaaatatttaaagacaatTGACGAAAATCATTGGGATCATGTaaacatgtttattttcaacaataattaaatagccttataataacacttaaaaaattaaatgattttgttcatattaaatattataagcttttggaagataattttaagtaatcttACTTAATTTTGTTCGAGAGGTAAACGGTATAACATTAGGttgtatttacaaatacaaattatatgttCAAAGAACGAAAACGTTTAGGTAATGtacaattatctttattaaacatAGGTTCTTCGGAATTTGGTAAATGATTTTCCAAAATTACCTCATACgcattatttgtaatgtattaaGATATCAGTTCTTTAACAGCTCCTGACGAattcatttgatatttaaaaagcaGATTctgaattacaaaaaaacaaaatgaaattcaaaatctttattttattatattttttgtttacagtTTCAAACTTTGTTGATGGGGTAAGTGTTTTCGATTATTGTAACtggtaaataatattgaattttgttaataataacgataattatttttaaatagatgacGAGAGCTCAATTAAAGAAGACAATGACGATTATGAAAAATCAATGTATGCCTAAAAATGGCGTTACTAATGGTATgagaactttaaatatatttcaactcatgtaaatatgatataaatatatgtttaggtatttatacatgtaaataCTTTGTgatctgttaaataaataatgttaaatttacaGTTTGTTGATATTGGTGTAGGTAGGTaggactattgtttttgttttttatattgttagcaTATTATTCTGAAAGCAAACGATATAGCTTGATAATGATTTAAAggagtataattattaattgtggttaattttcgtatataacatcgaaaaaataatacatcttTGTGAATAATTGAACGttcggttttattttatttatagatgaattaaaaaatagcaCTTATTACTTTTGCTTTGTATTAATAATCAACGAAGgtaattttagttatttctttATAGAGCAAGTCGGAAAAATCGAGCAAGGAGTTTTTCTAGAAGACCACGACGTTATGTGTTACATTGCATGTGTATATAAAACTGCTCAAGTTgtgagtataatatatattttaaataaaagtagtgGTCTTTGGTCACTGTAGTTCGCTTCGCTTGCTGTTAACTATTGTCTTGGTATTAACTTCGAGTGTATGTGAGATTATTTGACTTTTCCGTCCCTCTAacgttatctatattattttgttgacgGGTGACACTATAAGGCGATAACGTGTTCGATATATGAATACGATTACAATACGATCTTACCTCCCTTGAGATTATAAGGAGCGTCTCTGCTGGAAACCATATAAagctaaatgtttattttttaaaatatatattgtaatttaattgtgacataattacaaatattttcaggTAAAAAATAACAGACTGGATAAGGACATGATTTCGAAACAAATTGACGTCCTTTATCCCGTGGAAATAAGAGAACCGGTTAAGAAATCTgtggcaaaatgtattttagtccgtaagtatgtttaaattaaaaataaattctgaaaTCATTCGATTCTGAAAAAGTCTTAGACCGTTAATACTGTATAtgtgttcatattttttatttaagtacatttatttactttcttagCATACCCTAATACTGATTATcctataaattattgaataacgacctccgtggtcaagtgatgtgtataccggttttcatgcgtacgccactctgaggtcccggattcgattcccggccgagtcgatgtagaaggtttattagttttctatatcctcttgggtctgggtgttggtggtattcttctgattttccatagcacaagtgcattagctacttacattggaatcaaaggaatgtatgtgatgttgtccaatattatccGTATGCATTTGTATGAGTGAGTGACGCTCTTGCTTACAATATGTCTTCATATTCCGTAAATTATAATTCgtataatatcaaaatgtaattctgaatataataaagttaaatgatCGAAACACTTTCAGAAACTAAGTATGAAGACGGATGTGAAGGAATATTCCATGCAGCGAAATGCCTCTACGATGACAATCccgacaattttatttttccttaaaaatatttaaccatataaaatattgttgaagattactaaaaatatgttgtgtGGTACAGAAAAAATGtcttcataatttaatattacaatgtgttattgttttcctttttttttctaatataacaaataataaaacaaattatttttcttaagcatgttatcttttaattttaaaaatttatgatCTATTCTTTAGaatcaataaattaacattatatattggggagcgttcgatatttaaatttgaatttgatattaatttgttcTTATTTAGTTGAATATTCAGAAttctaaataatgtaatataattatgcatTTTAATGACTCCCGGTTTCCAATAAAGTTTTAAGGAGAGTTGTGATcagtttgaatttagaactgGCACTTATCTGAATATCGGGGAATTCCCATTTACCGTCAAGCCACAAGGCCACGAGTGGCCAGAAGTCTAAAAAAATCACACATTCATAATCAATGGGCTTATGGAATCTGGACCGAATGTATAATTCACAAGGTAAACAGACAAAGTACTAACCTAGGAAAACAAATACATAGATTTATCTCGTAAATGACCACAAGCTATAATCAACTTGTCTTTATAACTCTGGGATCGCATTTATGCATTCATTGGCTAGATTCTAAGCAGACTGATTGAAATGGATCCAAAagatttttctattttcattattcTTGCAGTCTTAGCCGGCGGTACGGACAGTGTAAGTTTGATattcactttatattttaaaatatttaatgcaaattTATCGTTACATAAATTGACTTTGTAAATATTCAacgaattgaaaaatatatatacttaatctaaattgtaattttaatgaacactttttagataatacatatatattatatattataaactagctgtgcccgcgaccttttacgcctttgaatatagcaaaaaagaaaattattgtagttactccctattatgtcagttgccagtgaaagttccgtcaaattAGTCCAGCCGTttaagagattagccggaacaaactgaCAGACAGGCAGatcgacaaaaataaaaaaaaaatgttatatgtataaaatacatattcattgagtaaaaaggctatttttatattacaaatagacactccaattttattatatgtatagataatataactatatatatagctcataatatattaatttttaaattaaattcttgcgTTTTTACAAAGTTATATAATGTTAGCTCGCGCAATGGACGCGTCTACTAGAATAGCTGGTATTGTTACAAAATTGGCCCGGTTTGTGTTTATATAGTGTTGATACTAATTCTTAAAATTCCATGTAACTCATTAAAATGTATCATTACCGTGATTAC from Vanessa cardui chromosome 15, ilVanCard2.1, whole genome shotgun sequence carries:
- the LOC124535640 gene encoding general odorant-binding protein 19a-like; translation: MTRAQLKKTMTIMKNQCMPKNGVTNEQVGKIEQGVFLEDHDVMCYIACVYKTAQVVKNNRLDKDMISKQIDVLYPVEIREPVKKSVAKCILVQTKYEDGCEGIFHAAKCLYDDNPDNFIFP